In Vibrio hippocampi, a single genomic region encodes these proteins:
- the ettA gene encoding energy-dependent translational throttle protein EttA → MAEYVYTMSRVSKIVPPKRQILKDISLSFFPGAKIGVLGLNGAGKSTLLRIMAGIDTDIDGEARPQPGLNVGYLPQEPVLDESKTVREIVEEAVSDVADAMKRLDAVYAAYAEPDADFDALAKEQGELEALIQAKDGHNLDNTLERAADALRLPEWDAKIQYLSGGERRRVAICRLLLEKPDMLLLDEPTNHLDAESVAWLERFLVDYTGTVVAITHDRYFLDNAAGWILELDRGEGIPWEGNYTSWLEQKDARLQQESSQEKARQKTIEKELEWVRQNPKGRQAKSKARMARFEELQNSDHQKRNETNELFIPPGERLGDKVVEVNNLTKSFDGRVLIDDLSFSIPKGAIVGIIGANGAGKSTLFKMLSGTEQPDSGSIELGDTVKLASVEQFRDSMNDTNTVFQEISEGADIIKINNFEIPARAYCSRFNFKGVDQQKVIGELSGGERNRVHLAKLLKAGGNVLLLDEPTNDLDVETLRALEEALLEFPGCAMVISHDRWFLDRIATHIIDYRDEGQVNFYEGNYTEYMEWLKKTLGPQAAEPHRIKYKRISK, encoded by the coding sequence ATGGCTGAATACGTCTATACCATGTCGCGAGTGAGCAAAATTGTGCCACCTAAGCGACAAATTCTTAAGGACATCTCGTTAAGCTTTTTCCCTGGTGCAAAAATTGGTGTACTAGGTCTTAACGGCGCGGGTAAATCGACTCTTCTTCGTATCATGGCAGGTATTGATACCGATATTGATGGCGAAGCTCGCCCTCAACCTGGTCTTAACGTGGGCTATCTTCCACAAGAACCGGTTCTTGATGAATCAAAAACCGTTCGTGAAATCGTTGAAGAAGCGGTATCGGATGTTGCCGATGCAATGAAGCGACTCGATGCGGTTTATGCGGCATACGCTGAACCAGACGCTGACTTTGATGCTCTGGCTAAAGAGCAAGGCGAGCTTGAAGCGCTGATTCAAGCAAAAGATGGGCATAACCTAGATAATACGTTAGAGCGTGCTGCGGATGCCCTACGTCTACCAGAATGGGATGCAAAAATTCAGTATCTTTCCGGTGGTGAACGTCGTCGTGTTGCTATCTGTCGCCTATTGCTCGAAAAACCGGACATGCTATTGCTTGACGAACCGACCAACCACCTTGATGCAGAATCGGTGGCTTGGCTAGAGCGCTTCCTCGTTGACTACACAGGAACCGTGGTGGCGATTACCCACGACCGCTACTTCCTAGATAATGCTGCAGGCTGGATCTTAGAACTTGACCGTGGTGAAGGTATTCCATGGGAAGGTAACTATACATCGTGGCTAGAGCAGAAAGATGCTCGTCTACAACAAGAGTCATCGCAAGAGAAAGCTCGCCAAAAAACCATTGAGAAAGAACTTGAATGGGTTCGTCAAAACCCTAAAGGTCGTCAGGCGAAATCGAAAGCGCGTATGGCTCGCTTTGAAGAACTACAAAACTCTGATCACCAGAAGCGTAACGAAACCAACGAGCTGTTTATTCCACCAGGCGAGCGCTTAGGTGACAAGGTTGTTGAAGTTAACAACCTAACTAAGTCATTCGATGGTCGCGTTCTGATTGATGATCTTTCATTCAGCATCCCTAAAGGGGCAATTGTGGGCATCATCGGTGCCAACGGTGCCGGTAAATCGACGCTGTTCAAGATGCTAAGCGGTACAGAGCAGCCAGATTCAGGTTCGATTGAGTTAGGTGATACGGTTAAGTTGGCGTCTGTTGAGCAGTTCCGTGACTCGATGAACGATACCAACACGGTATTCCAAGAGATCTCTGAAGGCGCTGACATCATCAAGATCAACAACTTTGAAATCCCAGCGCGTGCCTACTGCTCTCGCTTTAACTTCAAAGGTGTGGACCAACAAAAAGTGATTGGCGAGCTATCTGGTGGTGAGCGTAACCGTGTACACCTTGCGAAACTGCTCAAAGCGGGCGGTAACGTGTTGCTACTCGATGAGCCAACCAACGACCTTGATGTAGAAACTCTACGTGCATTGGAAGAAGCACTGCTTGAATTCCCAGGCTGTGCCATGGTTATTTCCCACGACCGTTGGTTCCTTGACCGTATTGCAACCCATATCATTGACTACCGCGATGAAGGTCAAGTTAACTTCTACGAAGGTAACTACACCGAATATATGGAATGGTTGAAGAAAACACTGGGGCCTCAGGCTGCTGAGCCTCACAGAATCAAATATAAACGCATATCTAAATAA
- a CDS encoding M23 family metallopeptidase has translation MPNKIHVVIPKKQGQKKTIRLGKKRSITFLTITVLLPIALGLVGYSYTQSQSQLSMTTLSLSDLQQEKSVLETELQQQTDNAHDLTQELQKKHDQLQLLGKRIEDVEAVLGLGEEEVSTDSLEQRIDAAAIDSAVRATMFRLIPNDSPVTYQRISSSWGRRTNPISGKTQFHTGIDLTCKPGEHILAPADGVIETVRPSKQGYGNYLTIRHAFGFMSSYAHLKHFKTKHGQFVSKGDVVATCGNSGNSTGPHLHYEVRFLGRSLNPQYLIDWTPENFDYVFKKEKKVQWAPLVEIITSMVKLQVNLTNVPYTDASINTAVTEETKQAEETP, from the coding sequence ATGCCTAACAAAATTCATGTAGTTATACCCAAAAAACAAGGACAGAAAAAAACAATTCGCTTAGGGAAAAAGCGTTCAATTACCTTTCTAACGATCACGGTTCTATTACCTATCGCCCTTGGTTTGGTGGGGTATTCTTATACGCAGAGCCAAAGTCAGTTATCCATGACGACGCTTTCTTTATCCGACTTACAGCAAGAGAAGTCGGTGCTGGAAACAGAGTTGCAACAGCAGACAGATAACGCTCACGATCTCACTCAAGAACTGCAAAAGAAACACGATCAACTGCAACTTCTTGGTAAGCGTATTGAAGATGTTGAAGCCGTATTAGGTTTAGGTGAGGAGGAAGTAAGCACTGACTCACTTGAGCAAAGAATTGATGCAGCAGCGATTGATTCTGCGGTAAGAGCGACTATGTTTCGGCTCATTCCGAATGATAGCCCAGTCACTTACCAACGCATCTCCTCTTCTTGGGGGCGACGCACTAATCCTATTTCCGGCAAAACTCAATTTCATACTGGTATCGATCTCACCTGTAAACCCGGTGAACATATTCTGGCACCCGCAGATGGTGTGATCGAAACCGTGCGACCAAGCAAGCAAGGCTATGGTAACTATCTCACCATTCGACACGCTTTTGGGTTTATGAGCTCTTACGCTCACCTGAAGCACTTCAAAACCAAACACGGTCAGTTTGTTAGTAAAGGCGATGTGGTTGCGACCTGCGGAAACAGCGGTAACTCTACCGGTCCTCACCTGCACTATGAAGTGCGTTTTTTAGGACGCTCATTGAATCCACAATATTTGATCGATTGGACGCCTGAAAACTTTGATTATGTATTTAAGAAAGAGAAAAAAGTCCAATGGGCACCCTTGGTCGAAATCATTACCAGTATGGTCAAACTGCAGGTTAATTTAACCAATGTGCCTTATACTGATGCGTCGATAAATACCGCTGTGACTGAAGAAACAAAACAAGCCGAGGAGACACCTTAA
- the tyrA gene encoding bifunctional chorismate mutase/prephenate dehydrogenase, with translation MAAELTALRDKIDEVDKQMLDLLAQRLSLVEQVGEVKSKHGLPIYAPDREAAMLASRRAEAEKKGVPPQLIEDILRRTMRESYASEKDSGFKRLNPELRSVVIVGGKGQLGGLFGRMFTLSGYQVKILGSQDWDRADEMLSDAGLVVVTVPINRTQGVIEKLNQLPEDCILCDLTSIKSKPLEAMMKTHKGPVVGLHPMFGPDVSSLAKQVIVYCDGRGENEYQWLLEQFKIWGASLCQISAQEHDKGMTLIQALRHFTSFAYGLHLSKQNPNIDTLMKLSSPIYRLELAMVGRLFGQDPNLYGDIILSSDENIEMIRRFHQQFGDALALLDGKDKTRFVEEFNQVSDWFGDYSRQFMLESQNLLKQANDAIHRG, from the coding sequence ATGGCTGCTGAATTAACTGCGTTGCGCGACAAAATTGATGAAGTTGACAAGCAAATGCTTGATTTGTTGGCACAACGCCTTTCTCTTGTTGAGCAAGTGGGTGAAGTAAAAAGCAAACACGGTTTACCCATTTATGCCCCAGATAGGGAAGCCGCGATGCTGGCTTCTCGTCGTGCGGAAGCAGAGAAGAAAGGCGTTCCACCTCAGTTGATTGAAGATATTCTTCGCAGAACGATGCGCGAGTCATACGCAAGTGAGAAAGACTCAGGCTTCAAGCGTTTAAACCCAGAGTTGCGTTCGGTGGTGATCGTTGGCGGTAAAGGTCAGTTAGGTGGCTTGTTTGGTCGCATGTTTACCTTATCAGGTTACCAAGTGAAAATCCTTGGCAGCCAAGATTGGGATCGCGCCGATGAGATGCTAAGCGATGCGGGTCTGGTTGTGGTGACTGTACCGATCAATCGCACTCAAGGCGTGATCGAAAAGCTCAATCAATTGCCAGAGGATTGTATCCTATGCGATTTAACCTCGATTAAATCTAAGCCTCTTGAGGCGATGATGAAAACACATAAAGGACCGGTTGTGGGTTTACACCCGATGTTTGGTCCGGATGTCTCGAGTCTCGCTAAACAAGTCATCGTTTACTGTGATGGACGAGGCGAGAATGAGTACCAATGGTTACTTGAGCAGTTTAAGATCTGGGGCGCATCGCTGTGCCAGATCTCAGCGCAAGAGCATGACAAAGGGATGACATTGATTCAGGCATTGCGCCACTTTACCTCTTTTGCTTATGGTCTGCATTTAAGTAAACAAAACCCAAATATTGATACCTTGATGAAATTAAGCTCACCGATTTATCGTTTAGAACTTGCTATGGTAGGGCGTCTATTTGGACAAGATCCGAATCTATACGGAGATATTATTCTGTCGTCGGATGAAAATATTGAGATGATCAGACGCTTCCACCAACAGTTTGGCGATGCTTTGGCTTTACTTGATGGAAAAGATAAAACACGTTTTGTCGAAGAGTTTAATCAAGTTAGTGATTGGTTTGGCGATTACTCAAGGCAGTTTATGTTAGAGAGTCAAAACTTACTTAAACAAGCCAATGATGCGATTCATCGCGGTTAA
- a CDS encoding 3-deoxy-7-phosphoheptulonate synthase produces the protein MKKSELSNINISDEQVLITPEQLKQKLPLSEKARKFIQESRQTIADIIHKKDHRLLVVCGPCSIHDVEAAKEYAKRLKQLSEQLSDQLYIVMRVYFEKPRTTVGWKGLINDPQLDGTFDIEHGLHVGRQLLVELAEMDIPLATEALDPISPQYLADTFSWAAIGARTTESQTHREMASGLSMPIGFKNGTDGSLSTAINAMQAASSSHRFMGINHEGQVALLTTQGNANGHVILRGGKQTNYDSVSVAECEQELAKSNLDASLMIDCSHANSRKDYRRQPLVAEDALHQIREGNKSIIGLMIESHLNEGSQSSDIPLNEMKYGVSITDACINWDTTETLLRHAHKELVPFLENRIKE, from the coding sequence ATGAAAAAGAGTGAATTGAGCAATATTAATATCAGTGATGAACAGGTACTGATTACTCCAGAGCAGTTAAAACAGAAACTACCTCTAAGTGAAAAAGCTCGTAAGTTTATCCAAGAGTCTCGTCAAACCATTGCCGACATTATTCATAAGAAAGATCATCGCCTATTGGTGGTATGCGGTCCTTGTTCGATTCATGATGTTGAGGCAGCAAAAGAGTACGCTAAGCGCCTTAAGCAGCTTTCAGAGCAATTGAGCGATCAACTCTACATAGTAATGCGAGTGTACTTTGAGAAACCTCGTACGACGGTAGGTTGGAAAGGCTTGATCAACGACCCACAACTTGACGGTACTTTTGACATCGAGCATGGTCTGCATGTTGGACGCCAACTGCTGGTTGAATTGGCAGAGATGGATATCCCACTGGCGACAGAAGCGCTGGATCCAATCAGCCCTCAATACCTAGCGGATACCTTCTCATGGGCAGCGATTGGTGCTCGTACTACCGAATCACAAACGCACCGCGAAATGGCGAGTGGTCTATCAATGCCAATTGGTTTTAAAAACGGCACGGATGGAAGCCTATCTACCGCGATCAATGCGATGCAAGCGGCCTCTTCAAGTCACCGTTTCATGGGGATTAACCATGAAGGACAAGTAGCACTGCTGACCACGCAAGGCAATGCCAACGGTCATGTGATCTTACGTGGTGGTAAGCAAACCAACTACGATTCAGTCTCTGTTGCCGAGTGCGAACAAGAGCTGGCGAAATCGAATTTAGATGCTTCTTTGATGATTGATTGCAGCCATGCCAACTCTCGCAAAGACTATCGTCGTCAACCTTTGGTGGCGGAGGATGCGCTCCATCAGATCCGCGAAGGCAACAAATCAATCATTGGTCTGATGATTGAAAGTCACCTAAATGAAGGCAGCCAAAGCTCAGATATTCCTCTAAATGAGATGAAATACGGAGTTTCTATCACCGATGCTTGTATTAATTGGGATACAACTGAGACACTATTGCGTCATGCTCATAAAGAGCTGGTCCCATTCTTGGAAAATCGTATTAAGGAATAA
- a CDS encoding sensor histidine kinase: MDLILSLLQQMCVYLMLAYMLSKTPLFIPLFSVSKRLSHKFSIYVLFSSFCILGTYLGLQIDDAIANTRAIGAVMGGLFGGPIVGFLVGLTGGMHRYSLGGFTDLACAISTTSEGIVGGLIHLYFVKKQRSEQLFNPLVVFQVTLGAEMLQMLIILLVAQPYEQASTLVSNIAAPMIIANSIGAALFMNILVDRKTIFEEYSATFSRRALNIAERSVGILVNGFDSQNASKIANIIYEETNVGAVAITDHEKILAFVGIGADHHLRNRPISSKSTLNAMTNNEIIYLDGKETPYQCSLSADCKLGSALIIPLRTGDTVIGTIKLYEPKRKLISTINMSMAEGIAQLLSSQILHSEYLNKQALLNQAEIKLLHAQVNPHFLFNALNTISAITRRDPDKARELIQHLSQFFRSNLKQNIETVTLKEELAHVNAYLTIEKARFSDRLEVEFDIAPELLQLELPSFTLQPLVENAIKHGVSQLLSSGWVRIYSQNSEQGYRIIVEDNAGEYAPPKKEHAGLGIQIVDRRLQNKFGRDSALKIEVEQHQYTRMSFIIPDAVVSQNERIA, encoded by the coding sequence ATGGACTTAATTCTCTCTTTGCTACAACAGATGTGCGTTTATCTTATGTTAGCTTATATGCTAAGTAAGACGCCGCTGTTTATCCCTTTGTTTAGTGTATCTAAACGCTTAAGCCACAAATTCAGTATCTATGTGCTGTTTTCATCGTTCTGTATTTTAGGCACCTACCTTGGGTTGCAAATTGATGATGCGATAGCTAACACGCGCGCAATTGGTGCCGTTATGGGCGGGTTATTTGGAGGACCTATTGTTGGCTTTTTGGTGGGATTGACGGGAGGAATGCACCGCTACTCTCTCGGCGGGTTTACCGATTTGGCTTGTGCCATCTCGACCACTTCAGAAGGTATTGTCGGCGGACTCATTCATCTCTACTTTGTAAAAAAACAGCGCTCAGAACAGCTATTCAATCCCTTAGTGGTCTTCCAAGTCACCCTTGGGGCTGAGATGCTACAAATGCTGATTATTTTGCTGGTCGCTCAACCCTATGAGCAAGCCTCAACACTGGTTTCAAATATTGCCGCCCCAATGATCATCGCGAACTCTATCGGTGCCGCCCTGTTTATGAATATTTTGGTCGATAGAAAAACCATCTTTGAAGAGTATTCCGCCACTTTTTCTAGGAGAGCTTTAAATATTGCCGAGCGCTCCGTTGGTATCCTGGTGAACGGCTTTGACTCTCAAAATGCTAGCAAGATAGCCAATATTATTTATGAAGAAACCAACGTCGGGGCAGTCGCTATCACTGACCATGAAAAGATACTGGCATTTGTCGGCATTGGCGCTGACCACCACTTACGCAATCGACCGATCTCGTCAAAAAGTACGCTCAACGCGATGACGAATAACGAAATCATCTACCTTGATGGTAAAGAAACCCCTTATCAATGCTCATTATCTGCGGATTGTAAACTTGGCTCTGCTTTAATCATTCCGCTGCGAACTGGGGATACAGTAATCGGCACCATTAAGCTGTATGAACCGAAACGCAAGCTTATTTCTACCATCAATATGTCCATGGCTGAAGGGATCGCTCAATTGCTATCTAGCCAGATCTTACATAGCGAGTACCTCAACAAACAGGCTTTGTTAAACCAAGCCGAAATCAAACTATTGCATGCTCAAGTCAATCCCCATTTTCTGTTTAATGCCCTCAACACCATTAGCGCGATTACCCGTCGAGATCCTGATAAAGCGCGTGAACTTATTCAGCACCTGTCCCAATTCTTTAGAAGTAACCTAAAACAGAATATCGAAACCGTGACGCTCAAAGAGGAACTGGCGCACGTTAATGCCTATCTCACCATCGAGAAGGCGCGCTTTAGTGATCGCCTAGAAGTAGAGTTCGACATTGCACCAGAACTGCTGCAATTGGAACTTCCTAGCTTTACCCTGCAACCGCTGGTAGAGAATGCGATTAAGCATGGTGTCTCTCAGTTGCTCAGTTCTGGTTGGGTTCGTATCTACAGTCAAAACAGCGAGCAAGGCTATCGGATTATTGTTGAAGATAACGCCGGTGAGTACGCTCCGCCCAAGAAGGAACATGCTGGTTTGGGCATACAAATCGTCGATCGCCGACTACAAAATAAATTTGGTCGTGATTCAGCGCTTAAAATTGAAGTTGAACAGCACCAATACACGCGAATGAGCTTTATCATTCCGGATGCCGTTGTATCCCAAAACGAAAGGATTGCTTAG
- the btsR gene encoding two-component system response regulator BtsR, whose translation MKPLRALIIDDELFAREELAQLLEETGQVTVVGKASHAIEGLKLLNQLKPDVAFLDIQMPQITGIELLTMLDPEHRPHIVFVTAYDQYAIQAFEDNAFDYLLKPVDPCRLNKTIQRLEKHGTVQTEIDKIAPAQLEQIPCSGHNRIVIIASHDVEFAYSDLSGVHIQTATQKATSQLTLKVIEDKTPLIRCHRQFLVNIKAIKEIKLLDNGLAEIITLSGHPIPVSRRYLKALKETLGFH comes from the coding sequence ATGAAACCACTACGCGCATTAATTATTGATGATGAACTTTTTGCCCGCGAAGAGTTGGCGCAATTGCTAGAAGAAACGGGGCAAGTAACGGTGGTAGGCAAAGCCAGTCATGCTATCGAAGGTCTAAAGCTGCTCAATCAACTCAAACCTGATGTGGCTTTCCTTGATATTCAAATGCCTCAGATTACGGGAATAGAACTCCTGACTATGCTCGATCCGGAGCACCGTCCGCATATTGTATTTGTTACGGCTTATGATCAATATGCCATCCAAGCATTTGAAGATAATGCTTTCGATTATTTGCTGAAACCGGTTGATCCCTGCCGACTAAATAAAACGATTCAACGGTTAGAAAAACACGGCACGGTGCAAACTGAGATCGATAAGATTGCCCCCGCGCAGTTAGAACAAATCCCTTGTTCTGGTCACAACAGGATCGTGATTATCGCCTCTCATGATGTGGAATTTGCCTATAGCGATCTTTCTGGCGTGCATATTCAAACGGCAACACAAAAAGCTACCTCACAGCTCACCCTAAAAGTTATTGAGGACAAAACGCCCCTTATTCGCTGCCACCGACAATTCTTGGTGAACATCAAAGCGATCAAAGAGATCAAACTGCTTGATAATGGCTTGGCCGAAATCATCACGCTCAGTGGTCACCCTATTCCGGTTAGCCGCCGTTATCTCAAAGCATTAAAAGAAACGCTGGGGTTTCATTAA
- the nagZ gene encoding beta-N-acetylhexosaminidase translates to MGPLWVDVDGFELTAEDREILEHPTVGGLILFGRNYHDSEQLSELTRQIRQAAKKPILIGVDQEGGRVQRFREGFTLLPPAQRYAELGDESLAQQAGWLMAAEIIAHDIDVSFAPVLDQGHQSKAIGNRAFGEDFDSVIRYSTAFMSGMKQAGMATTGKHFPGHGGVLSDSHYETPFDLRSDIFEHDMRIFTAQIQAGVLDAMMPAHVVFPHYDQRPASGSPYWLKQILRQQLGFKGLVFSDDLSMEGAAIMGGPAARAQAALDAGCDMLLMCNNRQSSIEVLDSLSISSVALATSMQKRDSYTVAELKSSEQWKQAHKRVLSALEQ, encoded by the coding sequence ATGGGACCACTCTGGGTTGATGTTGATGGCTTTGAACTTACTGCAGAAGACCGGGAGATTCTTGAGCATCCGACCGTTGGCGGTTTGATTCTATTTGGTCGTAACTATCACGATTCTGAGCAATTATCTGAATTGACCAGACAGATCCGCCAAGCAGCAAAGAAGCCGATCCTCATCGGTGTCGACCAAGAAGGGGGGCGAGTTCAGCGTTTTAGAGAGGGATTTACCCTACTGCCGCCGGCTCAACGTTACGCCGAGTTGGGTGATGAATCGTTGGCGCAACAAGCGGGTTGGTTGATGGCAGCGGAGATCATTGCTCACGATATCGATGTCAGTTTTGCTCCAGTTCTTGACCAAGGACACCAATCTAAAGCTATCGGAAATCGCGCTTTTGGTGAAGATTTTGATTCGGTGATCCGCTACTCAACAGCTTTTATGTCAGGCATGAAGCAAGCCGGGATGGCGACCACGGGTAAACACTTTCCGGGTCATGGCGGTGTACTTAGCGACTCTCACTATGAAACGCCTTTCGACTTACGCAGTGATATTTTTGAACATGATATGCGTATTTTTACCGCACAAATTCAGGCGGGCGTGTTAGATGCCATGATGCCGGCTCATGTAGTATTTCCCCACTATGATCAACGCCCAGCAAGTGGTTCTCCGTACTGGTTAAAGCAGATTTTACGTCAGCAATTAGGCTTTAAGGGTTTAGTGTTTTCTGATGATCTATCCATGGAAGGTGCAGCGATTATGGGTGGACCAGCAGCGCGTGCACAAGCAGCACTCGATGCTGGCTGCGATATGCTATTGATGTGCAATAACAGACAATCGTCAATTGAAGTGTTGGATAGTCTGAGCATTAGCTCAGTCGCCTTGGCGACCAGCATGCAAAAGCGTGACAGTTATACGGTTGCAGAACTTAAGTCGAGTGAGCAATGGAAGCAGGCTCATAAGCGAGTATTATCAGCACTAGAACAGTAA
- a CDS encoding anhydro-N-acetylmuramic acid kinase — translation MTNIQGLYIGIMSGTSLDGVDTALVSIDGQQIRLIVNDVLPYPPALKQQVLAICQGQSTSISSIGELDHQLGHLYAEAVEQLLAKSNKSAADILAIGNHGQTVFHQPDGPYPFTTQLGDNHILAVRSGISVIGDFRRKDMALGGQGAPLVPAFHRYLFAKQTATQVILNIGGIANVSILQPNGEVIGFDTGPGNVLIDLWCSHKFNLAYDQDAALAYQGKIDQMLLNHLSQDPYLARPAPKSTGREHYHFQWLEEQLQSCSSLVSDYDILRTLTEFTARCVAKAIKPYQSGSPCQLLVCGGGANNPLIMQALQNHLPDWEVATTDHQAISGDYMEAMAFAWLAHCHLNHIPSNLPSVTGAKKSVPLGVCYSPD, via the coding sequence ATGACAAACATTCAGGGACTCTATATTGGCATTATGTCGGGCACCAGCCTCGATGGCGTGGATACCGCGCTTGTTTCTATCGATGGTCAACAGATTCGCCTGATAGTGAATGATGTTTTGCCCTATCCTCCAGCACTCAAACAACAAGTGCTGGCGATATGCCAAGGTCAATCCACATCCATTTCCTCAATCGGGGAGCTTGACCATCAGTTAGGTCACCTCTATGCAGAAGCGGTTGAGCAGTTACTGGCGAAGTCAAACAAAAGCGCCGCTGACATTTTGGCGATTGGCAATCATGGACAGACCGTGTTCCATCAACCTGATGGTCCTTATCCGTTTACCACGCAATTGGGCGATAACCATATTCTGGCGGTTCGTAGCGGGATCTCGGTCATCGGTGACTTTAGACGTAAGGATATGGCATTGGGAGGACAAGGGGCACCACTTGTTCCTGCTTTTCATCGTTACCTGTTTGCCAAACAAACAGCAACCCAAGTGATTCTCAATATTGGGGGTATTGCCAATGTCTCAATCTTACAACCTAATGGAGAAGTGATTGGCTTTGATACCGGTCCAGGAAATGTATTGATCGATCTCTGGTGCAGTCATAAATTTAACCTCGCTTATGACCAAGATGCGGCATTGGCTTATCAGGGTAAAATTGACCAAATGCTGTTAAATCACCTCAGCCAAGACCCTTATTTAGCAAGACCTGCGCCTAAAAGTACCGGAAGAGAGCATTACCACTTTCAATGGCTTGAAGAACAGCTACAGTCATGCTCTTCCCTTGTCTCTGATTATGACATCTTGCGTACTTTGACTGAGTTTACCGCCCGTTGCGTAGCGAAAGCGATCAAACCTTATCAAAGTGGCTCGCCTTGTCAGTTGCTTGTTTGTGGCGGAGGCGCAAATAACCCTCTGATCATGCAAGCACTACAAAACCACTTGCCTGATTGGGAGGTAGCGACCACTGACCATCAGGCGATTAGCGGCGATTATATGGAAGCAATGGCATTTGCGTGGTTAGCTCACTGCCATCTCAATCACATTCCGAGTAACCTCCCATCCGTCACCGGAGCCAAAAAATCGGTTCCTCTCGGCGTCTGTTACTCACCAGATTAG
- the murQ gene encoding N-acetylmuramic acid 6-phosphate etherase, protein MTDNTLIETLSKMVSEGRNPDTMDIDLLSSYDIVKRINQQDTLVPIAIEKVLPEIAKAVDAITLAFQNGGRLIYLGAGTSGRLGVLDASECPPTFGVDEQMVVGIIAGGQDAMFRAKEGAEDSLTLAKEDLIQHKLSSKDVVVGIAASGRTPYVIGALQYANSIGSPTVSVSCNPDSDIAAIANIAITPIVGPEALTGSTRLKAGTAQKLVLNMLTTASMIRLGKSYQNLMVDVKATNEKLVARAQRIVIQATDCDHAQATQTLEAADYNAKLAILMILTGLDKTDANQQLSQHNGFLRKAVES, encoded by the coding sequence ATGACCGACAACACCTTGATTGAAACCCTATCAAAAATGGTTTCTGAAGGCAGAAATCCAGACACTATGGATATCGATCTACTTTCTTCGTATGACATTGTTAAGCGTATCAACCAACAAGACACACTGGTTCCAATTGCCATTGAGAAAGTATTGCCAGAGATAGCAAAAGCCGTCGACGCCATCACCTTAGCCTTCCAAAACGGTGGACGACTGATCTATTTAGGCGCAGGCACTAGCGGTCGCTTGGGCGTACTCGATGCCTCTGAATGTCCACCCACCTTTGGCGTAGATGAACAAATGGTGGTCGGAATTATCGCTGGCGGTCAGGATGCGATGTTTCGCGCTAAAGAAGGGGCTGAAGATAGTCTCACCTTGGCAAAAGAAGATCTCATCCAGCATAAGCTTAGCAGCAAGGATGTGGTCGTTGGTATTGCAGCGAGCGGTCGAACGCCATATGTTATCGGAGCGCTGCAATATGCCAATTCCATCGGCTCACCCACTGTCTCTGTCTCGTGCAACCCTGACTCTGATATCGCCGCGATTGCCAATATTGCAATCACTCCTATCGTGGGTCCGGAGGCGTTGACGGGTTCGACTCGGTTGAAGGCAGGCACTGCGCAAAAATTGGTACTGAATATGCTCACTACTGCCAGTATGATTCGCTTGGGTAAAAGCTACCAAAACTTAATGGTGGATGTAAAAGCGACCAATGAAAAGTTAGTCGCACGAGCACAGAGAATCGTTATACAAGCAACAGATTGCGACCATGCCCAAGCAACCCAGACACTCGAAGCGGCAGACTATAACGCCAAACTGGCGATCCTAATGATTCTAACCGGATTAGATAAAACAGATGCGAACCAACAACTAAGCCAACACAACGGCTTTTTACGCAAAGCTGTTGAAAGCTAG
- a CDS encoding DUF2799 domain-containing protein — protein sequence MKLLPWIVVSLLLTGCAPSLDELAKEGDWQQIGYQDGVRGQLARSYSDLNQYGATVMSDYQQGYEQGVAEFCDVRFAYQIGLSGQYYTGACDGLPDAQRFRMEWQRGWQDYSSR from the coding sequence ATGAAATTACTACCGTGGATTGTCGTGTCCCTGCTGCTTACTGGTTGCGCGCCGAGCCTAGATGAGTTAGCAAAAGAGGGTGACTGGCAACAAATTGGCTATCAAGACGGTGTAAGAGGGCAACTAGCAAGAAGCTACAGCGACTTAAATCAGTATGGTGCAACGGTGATGTCTGACTATCAACAAGGTTATGAGCAAGGCGTCGCAGAGTTCTGTGATGTGAGGTTTGCTTATCAGATAGGTTTATCTGGGCAGTATTACACCGGAGCTTGTGATGGCTTGCCCGATGCACAGCGTTTCAGAATGGAGTGGCAGCGCGGTTGGCAAGATTACTCTAGTCGATAA